The genomic segment CGTTGTCCTCCCAATCGAGCATCAGCGCGTCGGCATAGCCCTTGTTCTCGGCGCGGTGCTTGGAGATCGTGCAGATCATGTAGAGACCCGCCGCCTTCGAGGTGGAAGGCGCGGTGCGCGGATCGGGGCGGCGGTAATCGGCGATGTCGAGCCGGATTCCCTTCATCTTGGTCTCCGGATCGAAGTAGCTCGGCCATTCCCAGGCGGCGATGGCGAGATGGATGGTGTTCTTCTGCGCCGCGACGCCCATCATCTCCGAGCCACGCCACGCCACGGGGCGCAGATAGGCGTCCTGCAAGCCGCTGGTCGCGAGAACCTGGGCTTTCGCCGCCTCGATCTGATCGACCGAGTACGGGATCTCGAAATCGAGGAGCTGGGCCGATTGGCGCAGGCGCTCGGAATGCTGGCGGCTCTTGAAGATCCGGCCGCCATAGGCCCGTTCGCCTTCGAACACCGACGAACCGTAGTGGAGGCCGTGGCTGAGCACATGGATCTTCGCCTCGCGCCACGGCACCATGGCGCCGTCGAACCAGATCGTACCTTCGCGCTCATCGAAGGGAATCACGGACATCTCTCGAAGTTCCTCTGCGCGGCCTCGGCGAAGCGCGGGGTCGTCGGGTGGGGCAAATGCCGGCGCGCGGACGCAGAACGATGCAGCGAGCGGCTGGACCGGCAGGGTTGACGGGTAACAACGGGGCTGAGATATGTCAACAACACTGACTTATCTTCCCGGGCTATCCGGAGCCCCGCGATCCGCCGCCGACCGAGGTTTTCACGACGTGAATCGTGTGATGACGCCAGATGCCGACATGGCGGTACAGGCTCCCGGTGAGGCGTCCCTCCCGAGCTG from the Methylorubrum extorquens genome contains:
- a CDS encoding putative branched-chain amino acid transferase (ilvE-like) (Evidence 3 : Putative function from multiple computational evidences; Product type e : enzyme), whose protein sequence is MSVIPFDEREGTIWFDGAMVPWREAKIHVLSHGLHYGSSVFEGERAYGGRIFKSRQHSERLRQSAQLLDFEIPYSVDQIEAAKAQVLATSGLQDAYLRPVAWRGSEMMGVAAQKNTIHLAIAAWEWPSYFDPETKMKGIRLDIADYRRPDPRTAPSTSKAAGLYMICTISKHRAENKGYADALMLDWEDNVAECTGANVFFIADGVIHTPQADRFLNGITRQTVIELAKRRGIEVIERRIRPEEMTGFSECFITGSAAEVTPVSEIGPYRFTPAALTKTLMDDYLAEVQPRAAAA